A single Aspergillus puulaauensis MK2 DNA, chromosome 7, nearly complete sequence DNA region contains:
- the RPL34 gene encoding 60S ribosomal protein eL34 (COG:J;~EggNog:ENOG410PPQN;~InterPro:IPR018065,IPR038562,IPR008195;~PFAM:PF01199;~go_component: GO:0005840 - ribosome [Evidence IEA];~go_function: GO:0003735 - structural constituent of ribosome [Evidence IEA];~go_process: GO:0006412 - translation [Evidence IEA]), with protein MPNNRLQYRRRNPYNTRSNRVRIVKTPGGELRYQHIKKQGTAPKCGDCGIKLPGVPALRPREYAQISRPKKNVSRAYGGSRCAGCVKDRIVRAFLIEEQKIVKKVLKESQEKAGKR; from the exons ATGCCTAACAACAGACTGCAATAC cGCCGCCGGAACCC GTACAACACACGGTCCAACCGCGTTCGCATCGTCAAGACCCCCGGCGGCGAGCTGCGATACCAGCACATCAAGAAGCAGGGTACCGCTCCCAAGTGCGGTGACTGTGGCATCAAGCTCCCCGGT GTCCCCGCCCTCCGTCCCCGCGAGTACGCCCAGATCTCGCGCCCCAAGAAGAACGTCAGCCGTGCCTACGGTGGTTCCCGCTGCGCTGGCTGCGTCAAGGACCGCATTGTCCGTGCTTTCCTGATTGAGGAGCAGAAGATCGTCAAGAAGGTTCTCAAGGAGTCTCAGGAGAAGGCCGGCAAGCGCTAA
- the prp8 gene encoding U4/U6-U5 snRNP complex subunit PRP8 (BUSCO:EOG092600NM;~COG:A;~EggNog:ENOG410PHSR;~InterPro:IPR012337,IPR043173,IPR043172,IPR027652, IPR019582,IPR012984,IPR019580,IPR012591,IPR019581, IPR042516,IPR012592,IPR021983,IPR000555;~PFAM:PF08083,PF10598,PF10596,PF12134,PF08084, PF10597,PF08082;~go_component: GO:0005681 - spliceosomal complex [Evidence IEA];~go_function: GO:0003723 - RNA binding [Evidence IEA];~go_function: GO:0005515 - protein binding [Evidence IEA];~go_function: GO:0008237 - metallopeptidase activity [Evidence IEA];~go_function: GO:0017070 - U6 snRNA binding [Evidence IEA];~go_function: GO:0030623 - U5 snRNA binding [Evidence IEA];~go_function: GO:0070122 - isopeptidase activity [Evidence IEA];~go_process: GO:0000398 - mRNA splicing, via spliceosome [Evidence IEA]), which translates to MASLPPPPPPGWGASAPPSMPLAPPPPGYQPHADPTVAKFAQKKTEWLRTQRNRFGEKRKGGFVESQKADMPPEHLRKIVRDIGDVSQKKFTNDKRSYLGALKFMPHAVLKLLENMPMPWESTREVKVLYHVNGCLTLVNETPRVIEPVFHAQWATMWVCMRREKSDRRHFKRMRFPPFDDEEPPLSWSENIEDVEPLEPIQMELDESEDGPVYEWLYDHRPLLDTPHVNGPSYRKWNLDLPQMATLYRLSHQLLSDVVDQNYFHMFDLNSFFTAKALNVAIPGGPRFEPLYKDIDPNDEDFSEFNAIDRIIFRAPIRTEYRVAYPFLYNTLPRSVRLSWYSHPQVVYVRTDDPNLPAFYFDPVINPISSRSVAPKNISISHEDEIFGPGENEDDFELPEEAEPFFAEEDLYTPETASAIALWWAPHPFNKRSGKMVRAQDVPLVKQWYLEHCPQGQPVKVRVSYQKLLKTYVLNELHQNKPKAQSKQDLLKTLKSTKFFQQTTIDWVEAGLQVCRQGFNMLNLLIHRKNLTYLHLDYNFNLKPVKTLTTKERKKSRFGNAFHLMREILRLTKLIVDAQVQYRLGNIDAFQLADGILYAFNHVGQLTGMYRYKYKLMHQIRSCKDLKHLIYYRFNSGPVGKGPGCGFWAPAWRVWLFFMRGIIPLLERWLGNLLSRQFEGRHSKGVAKTVTKQRVESHFDLELRASVMADLMDMMPEGIKQNKVNTVLQHLSEAWRCWKSNIPWKVPGLPAPIENIILRYVKSKADWWISVAHYNRERIRRGATVDKTVAKKNLGRLTRLWLKSEQERQHNYLKDGPYVSSEEAVAIYTTMVHWLESRKFSPIPFPSVSYKHDTKILILALERLRESYSVKGRLNQSQREELALIEQAYDSPGTTLARIKRFLLTQRAFKEVGIDMNDNYNNINPVYDVEPIEKITDAYLDQYLWYQAEQRHLFPAWIKPSDSEVPPLLTYKWAQGINNLSNVWETADGETNVMIETELSKVYEKIDLTLLNRLLRLVMDHNLADYITSKNNVQLSYKDMNHTNSYGLIRGLQFSGFVFQFYGLMIDLLLLGLQRASEMAGPPQSPNDFLQFRDRATETRHPIRLYTRYVDKIWVFFRFNADESRDLIQRFLTENPDPNFENVIGYKNKKCWPRDCRMRLMRHDVNLGRAVFWDLKNRLPRSITTIDWDDTFSSVYSKDNPNLLFSMSGFEVRILPKSRNLNEEFSVKDSVWSLVDNSTKERTAHAFLQVTEEDIQKFNNRIRQILMSSGSTTFTKIANKWNTALIALFTYYREAAVSTVNLLDTIVKCETKIQTRVKIGLNSKMPSRFPPAVFYTPKELGGLGMISGSHILIPASDKRWSKQTDTGITHFRAGMSHDEETLIPNIFRYIIPWEAEFIDSQRVWMEYSQKRMEAQQQNRRLTLEDLEDSWDRGLPRINTLFQKDRSTLSFDKGFRLRAEFKQYQLMKSNPFWWTSQRHDGKLWNLNAYRTDVIQALGGVETILEHTLFKATAFPSWEGLFWEKASGFEESMKFKKLTNAQRSGLNQIPNRRFTLWWSPTINRANVYVGFQVQLDLTGIFLHGKIPTLKISLIQIFRAHLWQKIHESVVMDLCQVFDQELEQLGIEAVQKETIHPRKSYKMNSSCADILLFATNKWNVTRPSILFDTKDVYEPTTTNKFWLDVQLRYGDYDSHDIERYVRAKYLDYTTDSMSIYPSATGLMIAVDLAYNLYSAYGQYFPGLKTLVQQAMAKVMKANPALYVLRERIRKGLQLYASESNQEFLNSQNYSELFSPQIQLFIDDTNVYRVTIHKTFEGNLTTKPINGAIFIFNPRTGQLFLKIIHTSVWAGQKRLGQLAKWKTAEEVAALIRSLPVEEQPKQLIVTRKGLLDPLEVHLLDFPNISIRASELQLPFQAAMKVEKLADMILRATEPQMVLFNLYDEWLKTISPYTAFSRLILILRALHVNIDKAKIILRPDKSVITLEHHIWPSLSDEDWMKVEVQLRDLILNDYGKKNNVNVQSLTSSEVRDIILGMEISAPSLQRQQAAEIEKQQEEAKQLTAVTTKTQNVRGEDIIVTTTSQYEQQSFASKTEWRTRAIATSNLRTRANNIYVSSDDIREEGYTYIMPKNVLKRFIMIADLRVQVAGYLYGSSPPDNDQVKEVRTIVMIPQVGNTREVQLPQQLPQHDYLNGLEPLGVIHTISGNEPPYMTAQDVTQHSRLMNAHSSWDKKTVTMTVSFTPGSVSLAAWGLTPQGYKWGAENRDTTSDQPQGFSTNLGEKCQLLLSDKIRGYFLVPEDNLWNYSFMGSSYGSVEKRPVYVKIDTPLRFYDDQHRPLHFQNFAELEDIWVDRSDNFA; encoded by the exons ATGGCCTcgctgcctcctccccctcctccaggatGGGGTGCGTCAGCGCCGCCTTCAATGCCTTTGGCGCCGCCACCCCCAGGCTACCAGCCGCACGCCGACCCGACCGTCGCGAAATTTGCGCAGAAGAAAACGGAATGGCTGCGGACACAACGGAATCGATtcggagagaagagaaagggtGGGTTTGTTGAATCACAGAAGGCCGATATGCCCCCGGAGCATCTCCGCAAGATTGTGAGAGACATTGGCGACGTGTCTCAGAAAAAATTTACCAACGACAAGCGCAGCTATCTCGGCGCGCTCAAGTTTATGCCTCATGCTGTGCTGAAACTACTAGAGAACATGCCTATGCCCTGGGAGTCTACGAGAGAGGTGAAGGTTTTGTACCACGTCAACGGGTGTCTTACTCTTGTTAATGAGACGCCGAGAGTCATTGAGCCCGTGTTCCATGCCCAGTGGGCGACGATGTGGGTGTGTATGCgaagagagaagagcgaTCGGAGACACTTCAAGCGTATGCGCTTCCCTCCgtttgatgatgaggaaCCTCCGCTGTCGTGGTCGGAGAATatcgaggatgttgagccACTGGAGCCGATTCAGATGGAACTTGATGAGTCTGAAGATGGGCCCGTCTACGAATGGCTCTACGATCACCGACCACTTCTTGATACACCCCATGTGAATGGGCCGAGCTATAGGAAGTGGAACTTGGATCTTCCACAGATGGCCACCCTTTATCGATTAAGTCACCAGCTTCTGAGTGACGTGGTCGACCAAAACTACTTTCATATGTTTGATTTGAACAGCTTCTTCACCGCGAAGGCGCTGAACGTTGCTATTCCCGGCGGTCCTCGCTTCGAGCCTTTGTACAAGGATATTGATCCCAATGACGAGGACTTTAGCGAGTTCAACGCGATCGACCGTATCATCTTCCGCGCGCCAATCCGAACAGAATACCGAGTCGCTTATCCTTTCCTGTATAATACACTTCCAAGAAGCGTCAGACTCTCTTGGTACTCCCACCCGCAAGTTGTATATGTCCGGACCGACGATCCCAACCTTCCTGCTTTCTACTTCGACCCTGTCATCAACCCGATCTCTTCCCGCTCCGTCGCGCCCAAAAACATTTCAATTAGCCACGAGGATGAGATATTTGGACCTGGAGAAAATGAGGATGACTTTGAGCTTCCCGAGGAGGCTGAGCCATTCTTCGCGGAGGAAGACCTCTACACGCCTGAGACCGCGTCTGCTATCGCCTTGTGGTGGGCCCCCCATCCGTTCAACAAGCGATCCGGAAAAATGGTTCGCGCGCAGGATGTTCCACTGGTCAAGCAGTGGTACTTGGAGCACTGCCCTCAGGGTCAGCCCGTCAAAGTCCGCGTGTCATACCAGAAGCTTCTCAAGACATACGTGCTTAACGAGTTACACCAAAATAAGCCCAAGGCTCAAAGCAAACAGGATCTGCTAAAGACTCTTAAGTCGACCAAGTTCTTCCAGCAGACAACAATCGActgggttgaagctggtctGCAGGTCTGCCGTCAAGGTTTCAACATGCTGAATCTCTTGATCCACCGCAAGAATTTGACCTACCTGCACTTGGATTACAACTTCAACTTGAAGCCTGTCAAGACCTTGACAACCAAGGAGCGAAAGAAGTCTCGTTTTGGAAACGCCTTCCACCTGATGCGTGAAATTCTCCGTCTCACGAAGCTGATCGTCGACGCCCAGGTTCAATACCGTCTGGGTAACATCGATGCCTTCCAACTGGCCGATGGTATCCTCTATGCCTTCAACCATGTGGGACAGCTGACTGGTATGTACCGTTACAAGTACAAGTTGATGCACCAGATCCGATCTTGCAAAGACTTGAAGCATCTCATCTACTACCGTTTCAACTCTGGGCCTGTCGGTAAGGGCCCCGGCTGCGGTTTCTGGGCCCCAGCTTGGCGTGTCtggctcttcttcatgcGTGGTATCATTCCTCTCCTTGAAAGATGGCTCGGAAACTTGCTCTCTCGTCAGTTCGAGGGCCGTCACAGCAAGGGAGTGGCCAAGACAGTCACCAAGCAACGTGTGGAGTCTCATTTCGATCTTGAACTCCGTGCGTCTGTTATGGCTGATTTGATGGACATGATGCCCGAAGGTATCAAACAGAATAAGGTGAACACCGTTCTGCAACATCTTTCGGAAGCATGGAGATGCTGGAAGAGTAACATCCCTTGGAAGGTTCCTGGCCTTCCTGCCCCCATCGAGAACATCATCTTGCGGTATGTCAAGAGCAAGGCAGATTGGTGGATTTCGGTAGCGCACTACAACCGTGAGAGAATTAGACGTGGCGCGACGGTAGACAAGACTGTCGCTAAGAAAAACTTGGGTCGACTGACTCGTCTATGGCTCAAATCCGAGCAAGAGCGGCAGCACAACTATCTTAAGGACGGCCCCTACGTGTCATCTGAGGAGGCTGTGGCTATTTACACTACAATGGTGCACTGGCTAGAGTCCCGCAAGTTCTCGCCAATTCCATTCCCCAGTGTTTCATACAAGCACGACACGAAGATTTTGATTCTTGCTTTGGAGCGTTTGCGCGAGTCCTACTCTGTCAAGGGACGGTTGAACCAGAGTCAGCGTGAGGAATTGGCCCTTATCGAACAGGCGTACGATTCTCCTGGAACGACATTGGCAAGGATTAAGCGTTTCCTTCTTACACAGCGCGCGTTCAAGGAAGTTGGAATTGACATGAACGACAactacaacaacatcaacccGGTTTATGATGTCGAGCCCATTGAGAAGATTACGGATGCCTATTTGGACCAGTATCTCTGGTACCAGGCTGAACAGCGTCACCTGTTCCCCGCTTGGATCAAGCCGTCTGATTCTGAAGTCCCTCCCTTGTTGACCTACAAGTGGGCTCAGGGAATTAACAATCTGTCTAATGTTTGGGAAACTGCTGATGGTGAGACAAACGTGATGATCGAGACAGAACTGTCTAAAGTCTACGAGAAGATTGATCTGACGCTACTGAACCgacttcttcgtctggtTATGGACCACAACTTGGCCGACTATATCACCTCTAAGAACAACGTCCAGCTGAGCTACAAGGACATGAATCACACCAACAGCTATGGTTTGATTCGTGGTCTCCAGTTCTCCGGCTTCGTTTTCCAATTCTACGGGTTGATGATTGATTTGCTGCTTCTTGGCCTGCAAAGAGCCAGTGAAATGGCTGGCCCTCCTCAAAGCCCCAATGACTTTTTACAGTTCAGGGACCGTGCAACCGAAACACGACACCCGATCCGACTGTATACCCGCTACGTCGACAAAATTTGGGTCTTCTTCCGATTCAATGCAGACGAGTCGCGCGATCTGATTCAACGCTTCTTAACGGAAAACCCGGATCCGAACTTTGAGAACGTTATTGGCTACAAGAACAAAAAGTGCTGGCCTCGAGACTGCCGTATGCGCTTGATGCGTCACGATGTTAACCTGGGTCGTGCCGTCTTCTGGGATCTGAAGAACCGTCTCCCTCGATCAATCACCACGATTGACTGGGATGACACATTCTCCAGTGTCTACAGCAAGGATAACCCCAACCTTCTGTTCTCGATGTCCGGCTTCGAGGTTCGGATCCTTCCCAAGTCTCGCAACCTCAATGAAGAGTTCTCGGTGAAGGACAGCGTTTGGTCGTTGGTGGACAACTCGACGAAAGAACGCACAGCACACGCCTTCCTCCAGGTCACTGAGGAGGATATTCAAAAGTTCAACAACCGGATTCGACAGATCCTTATGTCCTCCGGTTCGACGACCTTCACCAAGATCGCAAACAAGTGGAACACTGCCCTGATTGCGCTTTTCACCTACTACCGTGAAGCTGCAGTATCTACAGTGAACCTCCTAGACACAATTGTCAAGTGCGAGACCAAGATCCAGACTCGTGTCAAGATCGGTCTGAACTCCAAGATGCCGTCCCGTTTCCCTCCGGCTGTCTTCTACACACCCAAGGAACTTGGAGGTCTTGGTATGATTTCAGGCTCTCACATTCTCATCCCGGCCAGCGACAAGCGGTGGTCGAAGCAGACCGATACCGGCATCACCCACTTCCGTGCCGGTATGTCACATGACGAGGAAACCTTAATTCCGAATATCTTCAGGTACATCATACCCTGGGAAGCAGAATTCATTGATTCACAACGAGTATGGATGGAGTACTCCCAAAAACGTATGgaagcccagcagcaaaACCGTCGCTTAACCCTGGAGGATCTCGAAGACAGCTGGGACCGCGGTCTGCCCCGTATCAACACGCTGTTCCAGAAGGATCGCAGCACACTCAGTTTCGACAAGGGATTCCGTCTTCGTGCTGAATTCAAGCAGTATCAGCTCATGAAGAGCAATCCTTTCTGGTGGACTAGCCAAAGGCACGATGGAAAGCTTTGGAATCTGAACGCTTACCGTACCGACGTCATACAAGCTCTGGGTGGTGTCGAGACCATTTTAGAGCACACTTTGTTCAAGGCAACGGCCTTTCCATCCTGGGAGGGTCTATTCTGGGAAAAAGCGAGCGGTTTCGAAGA GTCAATGAAATTCAAGAAGCTCACAAACGCCCAGCGGTCTGGTTTGAATCAGATTCCGAACCGTCGGTTCACCCTTTGGTGGTCCCCAACCATCAACCGTGCCAATGTCTATGTCGGTTTCCAGGTGCAACTGGATCTCACTGGTATCTTCTTGCACGGAAAGATCCCTACGCTGAAGATCTCTTTGATCCAGATCTTCCGTGCTCACTTGTGGCAGAAGATTCACGAGTCTGTAGTCATGGATTTGTGTCAGGTCTTTGATCAGGAACTTGAGCAACTCGGCATCGAAGCGGTTCAGAAGGAAACTATCCACCCACGTAAATCCTACAAAATGAACAGTTCATGTGCGGATATTTTGCTCTTCGCCACCAACAAGTGGAACGTCACCCGCCCCTCCATTCTCTTCGATACGAAGGACGTATACgagccgacgacgacaaacAAATTTTGGCTCGATGTGCAACTCCGATATGGTGATTACGACTCTCACGACATCGAACGATACGTTCGTGCTAAGTACCTTGACTACACCACCGACAGTATGAGTATCTATCCATCTGCGACAGGTTTGATGATTGCAGTTGATCTTGCGTACAATCTGTACTCTGCGTACGGACAGTACTTCCCTGGCCTGAAGACTCTTGTTCAGCAGGCGATGGCGAAGGTCATGAAGGCCAATCCCGCCCTCTACGTGTTGAGGGAACGTATCCGGAAGGGTCTCCAACTCTACGCCTCTGAAAGCAACCAGGAGTTCCTCAACTCGCAAAACTACTCCGAGCTATTCAGTCCGCAGATCCAGCTGTTTATCGATGATACCAACGTCTACCGTGTTACCATCCACAAAACCTTCGAAGGTAACCTTACTACCAAGCCTATCAACGGTGCCATCTTCATTTTCAATCCTAGAACCGGACAACTGTTCTTGAAAATTATCCACACCAGTGTCTGGGCAGGACAGAAGCGTCTCGGTCAGCTTGCCAAGTGGAAGACAGCAGAAGAAGTCGCCGCGCTTATTCGTTCCTTGCCTGTCGAAGAACAGCCCAAGCAGCTCATTGTTACCCGTAAGGGTCTACTTGACCCTCTCGAAGTTCATCTCCTTGATTTCCCTAACATCTCTATCCGTGCTTCCGAGCTTCAGCTGCCTTTCCAGGCTGCTATGAAGGTTGAGAAACTCGCAGATATGATCTTGCGCGCAACGGAGCCTCAGATGGTCCTGTTCAACCTCTACGATGAATGGCTCAAGACCATCTCGCCATACACTGCCTTCTCAAGACTGATTTTGATCTTGCGTGCTCTTCACGTTAACATTGACAAGGCGAAGATCATTCTGCGGCCCGATAAGAGTGTCATTACCCTAGAGCATCACATCTGGCCGTCCCTTTCCGATGAGGACTGGATGAAGGTCGAAGTGCAGCTGCGTGACTTGATTTTGAACGACTACGGCAAGAAGAACAACGTCAATGTTCAGAGTTTGACAAGCAGTGAAGTCCGAGATATCATTCTTGGTATGGAAATCAGTGCGCCATCGTTGCAGCGACAACAAGCTgcggagattgagaagcagcaggaggaggcgaAGCAGCTTACAGCTGTTACCACAAAGACACAGAACGTCCGTGGTGAAGACATTATTGTTACTACAACGTCTCAGTATGAACAACAGTCGTTCGCGTCGAAGACCGAGTGGCGTACCCGTGCGATCGCGACGTCCAACCTCCGCACTCGGGCCAACAATATCTACGTCTCTTCAGATGATATCCGCGAGGAGGGTTACACGTACATCATGCCCAAGAACGTTCTCAAGCGATTCATCATGATTGCGGATCTTCGGGTGCAGGTGGCCGGATACCTCTACGGTAGCTCGCCACCGGATAATGACCAGGTGAAGGAAGTTCGAACGATTGTCATGATCCCACAGGTCGGTAATACCCGCGAAGTTCAACTGCCGCAGCAATTGCCGCAGCACGATTATCTCAATGGCTTGGAGCCCCTCGGTGTCATCCACACTATCTCCGGTAATGAGCCGCCTTACATGACGGCGCAGGACGTAACTCAACATTCCCGCCTCATGAATGCTCATTCGTCTTGGGACAAGAAGACGGTGACGATGACTGTCTCGTTCACACCGGGTTCGGTTTCCCTTGCAGCATGGGGGCTCACCCCACAGGGTTACAAGTGGGGAGCTGAAAACCGCGATACCACGTCCGACCAGCCTCAGGGATTCTCGACCAACTTGGGCGAGAAATgccagctgctgctcagtGACAAGATTCGTGGATATTTCCTCGTTCCCGAGGACAACTTGTGGAATTACAGCTTCATGGGAAGCTCGTACGGAAGCGTCGAGAAGCGCCCTGTGTATGTCAAAATTGATACGCCTCTCAGATTCTACGACGATCAGCATCGCCCTCTGCACTTCCAGAACTTCGCCGAACTGGAGGACATCTGGGTTGATCGATCTGATAACTTTGCTTAA
- a CDS encoding SANT/Myb-like DNA-binding domain-containing protein (COG:K;~EggNog:ENOG410PNVK;~InterPro:IPR001005,IPR009057,IPR017930,IPR017877;~PFAM:PF13921), giving the protein MSATLADPYRDYAIDYSQHASCKPEEHEGTLVYHSQQPHIQHAKQADTSFTSGNSHGAAFEQHHANATVLPTATPQSAVPDISQAVVLNQAQMLPRQLPVQYTTANFDIASSVQRGKKRPHSETEPEGGNTDHGIRQLPVLPPDAPSEATHSPEMLFSVHGDSSQHHHPMSGHGFGPTDHMGLPQHHHHHHLPPHTSIRAAERQGMNIETSPLPSGPPSVVGQPGMPEPAPRPRGPKLKFTPEEDALLVELKENKNLTWKQIADFFPGRTSGTLQVRYCTKLKAKDVAWSDEMVQRLRRAIQEYENDRWRIIAGKVGNGFTPAACRERATQL; this is encoded by the exons ATGTCCGCGACGCTGGCGGATCCGTACCGAGACTATGCCATTGACTACTCTCAACATGCTAGCTGCAAACCTGAGGAACATGAAGGCACGCTCGTCTATCACTCCCAGCAGCCGCACATTCAGCACGCGAAACAGGCAGACACTTCGTTCACATCTGGAAACTCGCACGGCGCAGCGTTCGAGCAGCACCATGCGAATGCGACCGTGCTTCCAACCGCGACACCACAATCCGCAGTTCCCGATATCTCGCAAGCAGTTGTCCTCAACCAGGCTCAAATGCTACCCCGTCAGCTTCCGGTGCAGTACACCACTGCCAACTTTGACATCGCGTCGTCCGTTCAGCGTGGCAAGAAGAGGCCTCATTCCGAAACCGAGCCAGAGGGTGGTAACACAGACCATGGAATCAGACAGTTACCAGTCCTTCCACCAGATGCGCCCTCCGAAGCAACCCATTCTCCCGAAATGCTCTTCTCCGTGCATGGAGATTCCTCACAGCACCATCACCCAATGTCAGGCCACGGCTTCGGGCCAACAGACCATATGGGCCTACCgcaacatcaccaccaccaccatctccctcctcacaCCTCGATTCGCGCTGCAGAGCGCCAGGGTATGAATATAGAGACATCGCCTCTGCCGTCTGGCCCACCGAGTGTCGTGGGTCAACCGGGGATGCCTGAACCGGCACCTCGACCGCGCGGCCCCAAACTCAAGTTTACtccggaggaagatgctTTATTGGTTGAAttaaaagaaaataaaaactTGACTTGGAAGCAAATAGCCGACTTTTTCCCTGGTCGAACAAGCGGCACGTTGCAGGTCCGTTATTGCACCAAACTGAAGGCGAAGGATGTGGCTTGGAGTGATGAAATG GTGCAACGACTGCGGCGGGCTATCCAAGAGTACGAAAACGATCGCTGGCGTATAATTGCTGGAAAGGTTGGCAATGGTTTTACGCCTGCGGCTTGTCGAGAAAGAGCAACACAGCTCTAA
- the cox5b gene encoding cytochrome c oxidase subunit IV (BUSCO:EOG09265MAN;~COG:C;~EggNog:ENOG410PR50;~InterPro:IPR002124,IPR036972;~PFAM:PF01215;~go_component: GO:0005740 - mitochondrial envelope [Evidence IEA];~go_function: GO:0004129 - cytochrome-c oxidase activity [Evidence IEA]): protein MFFQRTAIALSRRAPVRALSVRPFSSSIVRSNQNKWQPKQEGKILPFEEIKTEEDLIPPGAKSGSIPTDIEQATGLERLELIGKMQGIDIFDMRPLDASRKGTLDNPIIVNGAGDEQYAGCTGFPADSHQVNWLTVSRERPLERCSECGNVVKLNYVGPLDDPHSHDHGHDDHGHGHHPPHEEPKTFADYVKPEYWYR, encoded by the exons ATGTTCTTCCAACGCACAGCTATCGCCCTTTCGAGGCGCGCCCCTGTCCGGGCTCTCTCTGTCCGcccattctcctcctctATCGTCCGCT CCAACCAGAACAAGTGGCAGCCCAAGCAGGAGGGCAAGATTCTTCCCTTCGAAG AAATCAAGACCGAAGAAGACTTGATTCCCCCTGGTGCCAAATCCGGTTCCATTCCTACCGATATTGAGCAGGCTACCGGTCTTGAGCGTCTCGAACTTATCGGAAAGATGCAGGGTATTGACATCTTCGACATGAGGCCTCTTGATGCTTCCAGAAAGG GAACGCTCGATAACcccatcatcgtcaacggtGCCGGTGACGAGCAATACGCTGGTTGCACTGGTTTCCCTGCCGACTCCCACCAGGTTAACTGGCTCACT GTCTCTCGCGAGCGTCCTCTCGAGCGCTGCAGCGAGTGCGGTAACGTCGTCAAGCTCAACTACGTCGGTCCCCTTGACGACCCTCACTCTC acgaccacggccacgacGACCACGGTCACGGTCACCACCCTCCCCACGAGGAGCCCAAGACTTTCGCCGACTATGTCAAGCCCGAGTACTGGTACCGGTAA